Part of the bacterium genome is shown below.
CTTTTGATTCCCTTCTAAAAGCAAATAATCTTGTTGCGAAAAAAACAAAGAAAAGAAAATGAAAATAGTAATTACAGGTGGGTGTGGATTTATTGGTTCAAACTTTATAAGGTATATAATTAAAAAATATCCTGAATACGAAATTTTAAATATTGATAAACTTACTTATGCAGGAAATCCTGAGAATTTAGGAGATATTGAAAATAATAAAAATTATAAATTTCTAAAGAAAGATATATGTGATAAAAGTATTATTGATGATATATCCGCAGGATCCTTTGGAAAAAATTATGATGTAATAATAAACTTTGCAGCAGAAAGCCATGTTGATAGGTCAATAGGTAATCCAGAAAAATTTCTGAAAACAGATATTTTCGGGACTTTTAATTTACTTGAAATTGTAAGAAAATTAAATTTTAAAAGATTTATTCAAATCTCTACTGATGAAGTTTATGGAAGTATTCAAAAAGGGAGTTTTGATGAGTCAGCCCCTCTAAATCCTTCTAACCCATATTCTGCAAGTAAAGGGAGTGCTGACCTTTTAGTTCTTTCATATTTTAAGACATATAAAAGTCCTGTAGTTATTATAAGGAGTACAAACAATTATGGTCCATATCAATATCCAGAAAAATTTATTCCACTTTTTATAATAAATGCAATAAGAAATAAAAAACTTCCACTTTATGGAGATGGACGGAATGTCAGAGATTATCTTTTTGTTCTTGATAACTGTAAAGGAATAGATATTGTTTTACATAAAGGGAAAGAAGGAGAGATTTATAATATATCTGCTGGTAATGAAAAAGAAAATATATATGTTGCTAATAAAATACTTGAATATTTAGGGAAAGATGAATCTCTAATTGAATTTGTTAAAGATAGACCTGGACATGATAAAAGATATTCAATAAATAGTGATAAAATAAGAAAATTGGGCTGGAAAGATGAAGTTTCTTTTGAAGATGGACTGAAAAGAACTGTTGAGTGGTATAAGGAAAATGTTGAGTGGTGGAAAAAAATACTTAATAGGCAGAGTTATAAAAATTATTATAAAAAACAGTACAGAAAATGAAAATTTTAATTACAGGGG
Proteins encoded:
- the rfbB gene encoding dTDP-glucose 4,6-dehydratase, which codes for MKIVITGGCGFIGSNFIRYIIKKYPEYEILNIDKLTYAGNPENLGDIENNKNYKFLKKDICDKSIIDDISAGSFGKNYDVIINFAAESHVDRSIGNPEKFLKTDIFGTFNLLEIVRKLNFKRFIQISTDEVYGSIQKGSFDESAPLNPSNPYSASKGSADLLVLSYFKTYKSPVVIIRSTNNYGPYQYPEKFIPLFIINAIRNKKLPLYGDGRNVRDYLFVLDNCKGIDIVLHKGKEGEIYNISAGNEKENIYVANKILEYLGKDESLIEFVKDRPGHDKRYSINSDKIRKLGWKDEVSFEDGLKRTVEWYKENVEWWKKILNRQSYKNYYKKQYRK